Part of the Oncorhynchus mykiss isolate Arlee chromosome 12, USDA_OmykA_1.1, whole genome shotgun sequence genome, GTATTAACTGGTTTACTACTCCTTGCTGTTCCTCAAGTTATGTGTTAACGTTGCTTCCTGGTAATCTGTTTTTGAAATGCTAACAAACCAACCACTATCTGttaaccacatactgtagagggaaaacggttaattttcagaatgagagaatttGGTGGCAATGAGGTTTTGCTTGttaaacaagtggattcagggatcaagtgtaGCAGGGCCTGGCTTAAGCTGGATGCCACTATAGAGGTGAAAGAACACAACACTTTTTAATACAGTGGATCGAAAGGGGTATGCCAGGTCTACTCGCTGCCTGAAAGatcaattatgccaacaaagggtatcatGTGCTGCTGGCACATTGTACACTTTGCCTGTGGACCtctgttctacaatgtagtaatGTGCAATGTAGCCTAAAGATATTGCTTTTGTTGcgttgaacttgacagtaacctgtgtgtgagggaggattatactttttttttttttactcagtgAATGTTATTTTTGCACATGTTGCCTTGTGCACTTGATCGTGtactatagtggccactataatagagcaaaaGTAGGCATTCTATTTGTtccattctatttctactttaagaTTATTTTTTTTCCATCAAGTGCAATATTTAGGTGTGTGGTCACAAGTGTTCTAGGCTctcatggctaactgcaatattagtgtattgtttttttttttcttaagacttttagctgtgagttaggttcacagtaaccactttattttacatAGACTGATCCTGTAGATCATATTTGTTGTTCCATTAGTTAAACTGCATTTCCCCCTAGCAGGGATTATATATTTTTAGGATGTTTCAGTGCAAAAAAGTGTTTCCTTTCTGGGCCCTCACCAGCTTGCGTCCCTGGTGCTCTTTTGCTCtgttatgtggacaccaaggcCGCTATCAGCCTGCTCCATTGCAGCCCCATCactgagaatgggggcgtgttcagtcctccttttcctgtagtccacaatcatctcctttgtcttgatcacgttgagggagaggttgttatcctggcaccacacttccaggtctctgacctcctccctataggctgtgtcatcattgtcggggatcaggcctaccactgttgaattgtctgcaaacttaatgatggtgttgcagtcatgggtgaatagggagtacaggaggactgagcacgcaccactgaggggcacccgtattgaggatcagcatggtagATGTGGTGTTACctaccttaccacctgggggcggcccgtcaggaattccaggatccagttgcagagggaggagtttagtcccaggctccttagcttagtgatgcgctTTGAGAGCataatggtgttgaatgctgagctgtagtcagtgaatgGCATTCTcacatgtgttccttttgtccaggtgggaaagggcagtggtGTGCAatagattgcatcgtctgtggatctgttagggtggtatgcaaattggtgtggagtctagagtttctgggataatgctGTGAACTATGACCAGCACATGAGAtgagaaagcactttttttttttaaaggttgaTGATTGAAAGAATAGTCTATGGCAGTGTTACCTGTGTGCATGACCAGTGGTCAGCTGGGGATATATTGGGACAACATCACCTTGTAGGCTAATCTAACCCTATAGTACTCAGTTTTTACTAAGGACAAGATTTGGATTGATCATGACATGACACCGGTGCACCTGACTCGGTtccagtaccccttgtatatagccccgctattgtttaCTGCTACGCTGTAATCATTTATTCTTAGCTCTTACTTTatgtattttcttaactgcattgttggttaagggcttctaagtaagcatttcaatataaggtctactacacctgtcgtacttggctcatgtgacaaatagaatttggTTTGACATTGCCGTTCTACCGGTCTTCATGCCTCTAATCCTCCTAGACGTTAGACTATTAGATGCACCTCTAGGGTCATAATCTTGGCGTGCTCCAGAACTCACCTCTGGGTAATCTACGTTTGGTAGTCTGTTGGTAATGATTGTAAGTAGAGCTTGTTACACACTTTTGTCTGTCTAGGAGTCTGATGTGTAGTTGTCTCTTGCAGCTGCGTGGGGGGTCCAGAGTCCTCGCCCGGCCAGTCTCAGTCTTCAACAGACCTGAAGCCAGAAGTGAGCAGCAGGTAAGCCTCTCTTCATACCCAAATTAAACTCCGTGACCGACGCGTTGACAGTTTGGTGCTTAGGTTTGTGTAAACCTTTTGCCAATTGCCCCTTTTTTGTGTTAACCTGAAACCATTTATTAGGCCATTTTTATGTTCATAAAGTTTATTTAACTCATCAGTAACCCTTATTGCCTCTTCAGTTGTATTTATCCTTAACACCAGACTACTTTAAATCCCTGTATGGGGAAATACTAACATGGCCAGTGCTTAAGTAAGACTGGTATCCAGGCTGTCCTTGTGACCATTTCCAAGGATCCCTGCAGGACTCTGTGTGACCATTTTACTCGAATATCCGCCTTAATGTTTTTCTGTCCTACCCGGAATTTAAATGTAGGAGCATCAGTGTGCCTAGAGAAATTAAGGATTTTAGCTTTATTGCCTGAAATATTTTTCATAGTGCTCCTAAATTTCTTTGTGCCTACACACATGTTCCTTGTAAAAATAAGATGAATTTAAAAAAGGCACTGGAGCACTCTGCACTTGTTGCCCTTGACTGGTCTCTAAAGCAGCACTTTAAACCTCTGCACTAGTCTGTTCTTCTTGATAGGTTCCTTTTCTGGGCCTTTATTCAGTGGGGTCAATGTACTACTCATACACCGTAATAGTACTGAAATGTATTAGGCCTTACAGTTCCTTCTGTTCCATAACATTTCACTCCTAAACAAACCCCAGTTCCAGATGTGTCCCTAGCCCTTATCTGTTATTACACATCAGTTCAGACTACCAGAAGGGTCAAGGTGAAAGCAATAGGGAGCTAAGCTTCCATTGTTTTGGAGTGGTGGGCTATTATACTatctacacctgtcaggtggcctCAGGTCCATTTCAGTCTCTAGCTCCTATGTTCTGATTTTGACTGTGCTGCACCCTGCATCTTCCCCAGACCCTGTTGCCTGTCAGTGAGGCTTCTCTTCTAACCCGGGGGTTCCAGACCAGCGCTATCTCCAGGGACATCGACACTGCCGCCAAGTTCATCGGTGCTGGAGCCGCCACAGTGGGTGTGGCGGGATCAGGGGCTGGAATTGGAACTGTGTTCGGTAGCTTGATCATCGGCTATGCCAGGTAACTGATGAAAAAAGGATTCAATCGTTTGTGGAAGTGGGCAGATATAGAAGCAAAATTGGATGCAGATCATTGATTGTGGGTGGCAGGGAAATGCTAACATTTTAGCACAAGATTATTGGAGAGAGCCGGATCCTATTAATTTGGGTTCATATCATTAATGAACAAATTGCTACTGGTGCTGTCGGCCAGCCTTAATCATAActtccagtcctctcctctttgtctctctgacaGGAACCCCTCCCTGAAGCAGCAGCTCTTCTCGTACGCCATCCTGGGCTTTGCCCTGTCTGAGGCAATGGGGCTCTTCTGTCTCATGGTGGCGTTCCTCATCCTGTTCGCTATGTAATTTAGTCTCTCCCATCCCTGTCACCTCCCTTCTCCCAGGGAATTGGAACTCTTGATGCGACGCTCATGAGGCCGTGGCACCGCCATTCCAATCAAAATCTACGATTACAAATCCTGCCTTTTTATGTTCCCATTTTTTTTCAGAAGTTTTACGTAAGAGCTCGCTTTGATTTAGACTGTCTGTCTGAATAAATGGTTGGGATAACTATAAACTTGTCAGTCCTTATTTTTCAGTGGTGTTTGGGTGCTGGACTTGAAGACATATAAAAGAGTAGCTAAAAGTACTAGTTA contains:
- the LOC110538098 gene encoding ATP synthase F(0) complex subunit C3, mitochondrial; translated protein: MYACAKFVTSPAVLRGGSRVLARPVSVFNRPEARSEQQTLLPVSEASLLTRGFQTSAISRDIDTAAKFIGAGAATVGVAGSGAGIGTVFGSLIIGYARNPSLKQQLFSYAILGFALSEAMGLFCLMVAFLILFAM